One window of Candidatus Mycobacterium wuenschmannii genomic DNA carries:
- the meaB gene encoding methylmalonyl Co-A mutase-associated GTPase MeaB, with protein MATDNGDGIDELAASVRAGDRSALPRAITLVESTRADHRDRAQQLLLQLMPAAGNALHVGITGVPGVGKSTTIEALGMYLIGRGHRVAVLAVDPSSTRTGGSILGDKTRMPQLATHPDAYIRPSPTSGTLGGVAKATRETIVLLEAAGFDVILVETVGVGQSEVAVSNMVDTFVFLTLARTGDQLQGIKKGVLELADIVVVNKADGDHLTEARKAARELSGAIRLIYPRETLWRPPVLTMSALEGTGLEELWDTVERHRDVLTEAGDFEARRRAQQVDWTWQMVRDTVLDRVMSNPAVRKSRADVERRVLTGELTPALAAQQILKLASITDG; from the coding sequence ATGGCGACAGACAACGGCGACGGCATCGACGAACTCGCCGCGTCGGTGCGCGCGGGCGACCGCTCGGCGCTGCCGCGGGCGATCACCCTGGTCGAGTCGACCCGGGCGGACCACCGCGACCGCGCCCAGCAGTTGCTCCTGCAGCTGATGCCCGCCGCCGGCAACGCCCTGCACGTCGGCATCACCGGGGTGCCGGGAGTCGGCAAGTCGACCACCATCGAGGCGCTCGGCATGTACCTGATCGGTCGCGGCCACCGCGTCGCGGTGCTCGCCGTCGACCCGTCGTCGACGCGCACAGGGGGTTCGATCCTCGGTGACAAGACCCGAATGCCGCAATTGGCAACACATCCCGACGCCTACATCCGCCCGTCGCCGACATCGGGGACCCTCGGCGGTGTCGCCAAGGCCACCCGGGAGACCATCGTGCTGCTGGAGGCGGCCGGATTCGACGTGATCTTGGTCGAGACCGTCGGCGTCGGCCAATCCGAGGTCGCGGTGTCCAATATGGTCGACACCTTCGTGTTCCTGACCCTCGCCCGCACCGGTGACCAGTTGCAGGGGATCAAGAAGGGTGTCCTCGAGCTCGCCGACATCGTGGTGGTGAACAAGGCCGACGGCGACCACCTGACCGAGGCGCGCAAGGCCGCCCGTGAATTGTCCGGGGCGATTCGGCTGATCTATCCGCGTGAGACCCTCTGGCGCCCGCCCGTTCTCACGATGAGCGCGCTGGAAGGCACTGGCCTGGAAGAGTTGTGGGACACCGTCGAGCGGCATCGCGATGTGCTGACCGAGGCGGGTGACTTCGAGGCGCGCCGCCGCGCCCAGCAGGTGGACTGGACGTGGCAGATGGTCCGCGACACGGTGCTGGACCGGGTGATGTCCAACCCCGCGGTCCGCAAATCCCGCGCCGACGTGGAACGACGGGTGCTGACAGGGGAGTTGACCCCCGCCCTGGCCGCACAGCAAATATTGAAGCTAGCTTCAATAACGGATGGGTAA
- a CDS encoding AMP-binding protein: protein MAGLTIPDVLRERASLQPNEKAFTYLDYERDWEGVAETITYSQLYRRALNVAAEMRLHGSTEDRAVIVAPQGLHYIDAFFGALLAGLIPVPLSVPVGGVVDERVKSVLLDAAPSVVLTTSAVAGDVAAYLEAQQDGPAPSLIEVDRVDVEARSGFRPGRHTRTATAYLQYTSGSTRAPAGVEVSYRNLLANFEQMFADYFADTGGVAPSDTTFVSWLPFYHDMGLLVGVCVPVLGGYHAVLTSPVAFLARPARWLQLLATYPHTFSAGPNFAFEVAARKTTDEELAGVDLGGVLGIINGSERVQPATLRRFTERFAPFNFPARALRPSYGMAEATVYIVTREPGEQHVVHFDSERLADGRVERCENTDGTALVSYGVPRSPILRIVDPDSSVESSPDAVGEIWVHGDNVATGYWRKPQETEYTFGAKLSGPSPGTPEGPWLRTGDLGFFHDGELFIIGRIKDLLIVYGRNHSPDDIEATIQLITRGRCVAIAVPDDGTEKLVAIAELKDREDAAGRFDTVKNEVTSAISTSHGLSIADLVLVPQGSIPITTSGKVRRQACVTQYQQDQFARLDA, encoded by the coding sequence GTGGCCGGATTGACCATTCCCGATGTGTTGCGTGAGCGCGCCAGTCTGCAGCCGAATGAGAAGGCGTTCACCTATCTCGATTACGAGCGGGACTGGGAGGGCGTCGCGGAGACCATCACCTATTCGCAGCTGTACCGGCGAGCGCTCAATGTCGCGGCCGAGATGCGGCTGCACGGCTCAACCGAAGATCGTGCGGTCATCGTTGCGCCACAAGGGCTTCACTACATCGACGCATTCTTCGGTGCGCTGCTGGCCGGCCTCATTCCGGTACCGCTGTCGGTCCCCGTGGGCGGGGTCGTCGACGAGCGGGTCAAGTCGGTACTGCTCGACGCGGCCCCATCGGTCGTCCTGACGACCTCAGCTGTGGCGGGTGACGTGGCCGCGTATCTCGAGGCGCAACAGGACGGTCCGGCGCCGTCGCTCATCGAGGTCGATCGAGTGGATGTGGAGGCGCGCAGCGGATTTCGGCCCGGCCGCCACACCCGGACCGCTACCGCCTACCTGCAGTACACCTCCGGGTCCACCCGCGCGCCGGCAGGGGTCGAGGTCAGCTACCGGAACCTGCTCGCGAATTTCGAGCAGATGTTCGCCGACTATTTCGCCGACACAGGCGGCGTTGCGCCGTCCGACACCACCTTCGTCTCGTGGCTGCCGTTCTATCACGACATGGGCCTGCTGGTCGGGGTGTGCGTTCCGGTACTCGGCGGATATCACGCCGTGCTCACCAGCCCGGTGGCGTTCCTGGCGCGGCCCGCGCGGTGGCTGCAGTTGCTGGCGACCTATCCGCACACCTTCTCCGCGGGACCGAATTTCGCGTTCGAGGTGGCCGCGCGCAAGACCACCGACGAAGAACTGGCGGGGGTGGACCTCGGCGGTGTGTTGGGCATCATCAACGGCAGCGAGCGGGTGCAACCGGCGACGCTGAGGCGCTTCACCGAAAGATTCGCCCCGTTCAATTTTCCAGCGCGGGCGCTGCGGCCCTCGTACGGCATGGCCGAGGCGACGGTCTACATCGTCACCCGCGAACCCGGCGAGCAGCACGTCGTCCACTTCGACTCCGAGCGGCTCGCCGACGGTCGGGTAGAGCGGTGTGAAAACACCGACGGCACAGCACTTGTCAGCTACGGCGTGCCGCGGTCACCGATTCTGCGGATTGTCGACCCGGACTCCAGCGTCGAAAGCTCGCCGGACGCGGTCGGCGAGATCTGGGTACACGGCGACAACGTCGCGACCGGGTACTGGCGCAAACCGCAGGAGACCGAATACACCTTCGGCGCCAAGCTCTCTGGGCCGTCGCCGGGAACGCCGGAGGGGCCGTGGCTCAGGACCGGCGATCTGGGCTTCTTCCACGACGGCGAGCTGTTCATCATCGGCCGGATCAAAGATCTGCTGATCGTGTACGGGCGCAACCATTCTCCGGACGACATCGAGGCGACGATCCAGCTGATCACCCGCGGTCGCTGTGTGGCGATCGCCGTGCCCGACGACGGCACCGAGAAGTTGGTGGCCATCGCGGAACTGAAAGACCGCGAGGATGCGGCCGGTCGGTTCGACACCGTCAAAAACGAGGTCACCTCGGCGATCTCGACGTCGCACGGCTTGAGCATCGCAGACCTCGTCCTGGTCCCACAGGGATCGATACCCATCACGACCAGCGGCAAGGTCCGGCGACAGGCGTGTGTCACGCAATATCAGCAGGATCAGTTCGCTCGCCTGGATGCCTAG
- a CDS encoding carboxymuconolactone decarboxylase family protein has product MTSDREGRIPRLPQDEAKAAADEASVPDYMAELAIFQVLLNHPKLASGLNDLLARMLWQGKLDSRLRELAIMRIGWLTACEYEWAQHWRVAQGLGVSADDLAGVRDWPSYNGFGPTERAVLAATDDVVRDGVVSEQSWSACRAAFGADHAMLVELVTVISAWRMVSSILQSLQVPLEDDVISWPPDGAGPSRVTD; this is encoded by the coding sequence GTGACGTCCGACCGAGAGGGCCGCATACCCCGTCTGCCACAGGACGAGGCCAAAGCCGCTGCGGACGAGGCGAGCGTGCCGGACTACATGGCCGAGCTCGCGATCTTCCAGGTGCTGCTGAACCATCCGAAACTGGCCTCCGGGCTCAACGATCTGTTGGCTCGTATGTTGTGGCAGGGCAAGCTGGATTCACGCCTGCGTGAGCTGGCGATCATGCGGATCGGTTGGCTCACCGCGTGCGAATACGAATGGGCGCAGCATTGGCGGGTCGCGCAAGGCCTCGGGGTCAGCGCCGACGACCTCGCAGGAGTTCGGGATTGGCCGTCGTACAACGGATTCGGCCCGACCGAGCGGGCGGTGCTGGCCGCTACCGACGATGTGGTGCGCGACGGTGTGGTGAGCGAGCAGAGTTGGTCGGCATGCCGCGCGGCGTTCGGCGCCGACCACGCGATGCTCGTCGAGCTGGTCACCGTGATCAGCGCCTGGCGCATGGTCTCCTCGATCCTGCAGAGCCTGCAGGTGCCGCTGGAAGACGACGTCATCAGTTGGCCGCCGGACGGGGCAGGGCCCTCCCGCGTTACTGATTGA
- a CDS encoding class I SAM-dependent methyltransferase, which translates to MPRVITTLRQKTDYGRWADSRNIFASWESRSQRAAALVPVDSRVIEFGAGNRIFERHLHESCTYTPSDIVERGTGTIVCDLNVRPLPALAIDAYDVAVLMGVLEYMRDMPTVLDWLAELVPTIVLSYACARGGRYSPRRAAGSVGRLRAGWLNSYCEDEFRLMFSQRGFRGLHEEIWHGQRLFVFSRLP; encoded by the coding sequence ATGCCCAGAGTCATCACCACATTGCGCCAGAAGACGGACTACGGCCGATGGGCCGACTCCCGTAACATTTTCGCGTCCTGGGAGTCTCGGAGCCAGCGGGCCGCCGCGCTGGTACCGGTCGACAGCCGTGTGATCGAGTTCGGCGCCGGCAACCGCATTTTCGAGCGGCATCTGCACGAGTCGTGCACCTACACGCCGTCGGACATCGTCGAGCGCGGCACGGGCACCATTGTCTGCGACCTGAACGTGCGACCCCTACCGGCGCTGGCTATCGACGCCTACGACGTCGCAGTGTTGATGGGAGTCCTGGAGTACATGCGCGACATGCCCACCGTGCTGGATTGGTTGGCCGAACTCGTGCCGACCATTGTGCTGTCCTACGCCTGCGCGCGAGGCGGTCGCTACTCGCCGCGGCGCGCGGCCGGATCCGTCGGCCGGCTACGGGCGGGCTGGTTGAACAGCTACTGCGAGGACGAGTTCCGATTGATGTTCAGCCAACGCGGGTTCCGGGGTCTGCACGAAGAAATCTGGCACGGCCAAAGGCTTTTCGTCTTCTCGCGGCTGCCGTGA
- a CDS encoding O-methyltransferase: MLAPLKFWGRSRSPLLAGLPRRLPAAPRKAEIEAIAETTNAIGAQPLAPEYDLPDRFSPADVRSPSSQGDLYAYLVAERDPDVVVEFGSAFGVSGMYFATALRRGRLYSFEINPDWADIAERNIGTITDRFSLIRGAFEEHVDDLPGPIDIALVDGIHDYDFVMRQWELLKPRMSPGGLVLFDDITYCDGMRAAWREIRADQMVADSVARWHRLGIVELTAA; this comes from the coding sequence ATGCTTGCGCCACTGAAGTTCTGGGGTCGATCACGAAGCCCGCTGCTGGCCGGTCTGCCGCGCCGGTTGCCGGCCGCCCCGCGCAAGGCCGAGATCGAGGCCATCGCCGAGACCACGAACGCGATCGGGGCGCAGCCGCTGGCTCCGGAATATGACCTGCCCGACCGGTTCAGCCCGGCGGATGTGCGCTCACCGTCGTCCCAGGGCGATCTGTATGCCTACCTGGTAGCCGAGCGCGATCCGGACGTCGTGGTGGAATTCGGTTCCGCCTTTGGTGTTTCGGGAATGTACTTCGCTACCGCGCTCAGGCGGGGCAGGCTGTACTCGTTCGAAATCAACCCGGATTGGGCGGACATCGCCGAACGCAACATCGGCACGATCACCGACAGGTTCTCGCTCATTCGCGGTGCCTTCGAGGAGCATGTCGACGACCTCCCCGGCCCGATCGACATCGCGCTGGTCGACGGCATACACGACTACGACTTCGTGATGAGGCAGTGGGAGTTGCTGAAGCCCCGCATGTCACCGGGCGGCTTGGTGCTTTTCGACGACATCACCTACTGCGACGGTATGCGCGCGGCGTGGCGTGAGATCCGCGCCGATCAGATGGTGGCGGACTCCGTCGCTCGTTGGCACCGACTCGGAATCGTCGAGCTCACCGCGGCGTGA
- the lipL gene encoding esterase/beta-lactamase LipL: MTLEVVGNRRSVLPRGVHGAADPHFACAVRSFASTFHGSRFGGGALAVYLDGEPVVDVWTGHADRRGRVPWTADTATMVFSATKGMASTVIHRLADRGLIEYDVPVAQYWPEFGANGKADITVRQMMRHQAGLSALRGASKKDLLDHELMERRLAAARPGYSFGKSAYHALTYGWLLSGLARAVTGKGMRELIRTELAEPLGTDGLHLGRPPVGAPTRPAQIIMPQTAFQNPVFNAVAPMIAAIPQAAGFSSMYFPGVKAVAQGDIPLLDAEIPAANGVATARGLARMYAPLANGGRLDGTQFLSPEVTAGLVGRRSPRPDGNLVIPLSFNLGYHQLPLGLVPGFGHVGLGGSVGWADPEHGLSIGFVHNRLLTPFVVVDHAGLVATSALCRLGAAAARKDGFERVADFGAPFVEAGAVAG, from the coding sequence ATGACCCTCGAAGTAGTGGGCAATCGCCGCTCCGTGCTGCCGCGCGGAGTCCATGGCGCCGCCGATCCCCATTTCGCCTGCGCGGTGCGCAGCTTCGCCAGCACGTTTCACGGCAGCCGATTCGGCGGCGGCGCGCTGGCGGTCTACCTCGACGGGGAACCCGTCGTCGACGTGTGGACGGGTCACGCGGACCGGCGCGGACGGGTGCCGTGGACGGCGGACACCGCCACCATGGTGTTCTCCGCCACCAAAGGCATGGCATCCACCGTCATCCACCGACTCGCCGACCGCGGCCTGATCGAGTACGACGTGCCGGTCGCGCAGTATTGGCCGGAGTTCGGCGCCAACGGCAAGGCCGACATCACCGTCCGCCAGATGATGCGGCACCAAGCCGGGCTGTCGGCGCTGCGCGGTGCCAGCAAGAAGGACCTTCTCGATCACGAACTGATGGAGCGGCGGCTCGCGGCCGCGCGGCCGGGCTATTCCTTCGGCAAATCCGCTTATCACGCGCTGACCTACGGCTGGTTGCTGTCCGGTCTTGCCCGCGCGGTGACCGGGAAGGGCATGCGCGAGCTGATCCGTACCGAGCTGGCCGAGCCGCTGGGCACCGATGGTCTGCACCTGGGCCGTCCCCCGGTCGGCGCCCCGACGCGGCCGGCACAGATCATCATGCCGCAGACCGCCTTTCAGAACCCGGTGTTCAACGCGGTGGCGCCGATGATCGCGGCGATCCCGCAGGCTGCCGGATTCAGTTCGATGTACTTCCCGGGCGTCAAAGCCGTTGCCCAGGGCGATATCCCGTTGCTGGACGCCGAGATTCCGGCGGCCAACGGGGTGGCGACCGCGCGTGGACTCGCGCGGATGTATGCCCCGCTCGCCAACGGCGGCCGACTGGATGGCACCCAGTTCCTGTCGCCGGAGGTGACGGCCGGGCTCGTCGGGCGGCGCAGTCCGCGGCCGGACGGAAACCTGGTGATACCACTGTCGTTCAATCTCGGCTACCACCAACTGCCGCTGGGTCTGGTGCCGGGCTTCGGGCACGTCGGTCTCGGTGGTTCCGTCGGGTGGGCCGACCCGGAACACGGCCTGTCCATCGGATTCGTCCACAACCGGCTGCTGACGCCGTTCGTCGTGGTCGATCACGCCGGCCTGGTCGCGACCAGCGCTCTGTGCCGGCTCGGTGCGGCCGCAGCGCGCAAAGACGGTTTCGAGCGGGTCGCGGACTTCGGCGCGCCGTTCGTCGAAGCTGGCGCCGTTGCCGGCTAG
- the scpA gene encoding methylmalonyl-CoA mutase, translating into MTTTTPAVGSFADVPLQSDRAVAPSTEKAVDEHVAAAAAAHWYAPEQLVWHTPEDIDVKPVYIAADRAAVESDGYPLNTFPGEPPFVRGPYPTMYVNQPWTIRQYAGFSTAAESNAFYRRNLAAGQKGLSVAFDLATHRGYDSDHPRVQGDVGMAGVAIDSILDMRQLFDGIDLSTVSVSMTMNGAVLPILALYVVAAEEQGVPPEKLAGTIQNDILKEFMVRNTYIYPPKPSMRIISDIFAYTSAKMPKFNSISISGYHIQEAGATADLELAYTLADGVDYIKAGLAAELDIDKFAPRLSFFWGIGMNFFMEVAKLRAGRLLWSELVAQFEPKSAKSLSLRTHSQTSGWSLTAQDAFNNVARTCIEAMAATQGHTQSLHTNALDEALALPTDFSARIARNTQLVLQQESGTTRPIDPWAGSYYVEWLTYQLAQKARAHIAEVAEHGGMAQAISEGIPKLRIEEAAARTQARIDSGVQPVIGINKYQVEEDQEVEVLKVENSRVRAEQLAKLEELRANRDQAAVEAALAELSRAAEAQGRAGEDGLGNNLLALAVNAARHKATVGEISDALEKVYGRHQAEIRTIAGVYRDEAGKAENMASATELVEKFAEADGRRPRILVAKMGQDGHDRGQKVIATAFADIGFDVDVGSLFSTPDEVARQAADNDVHVVGVSSLAAGHLTLVPALRDALAEVGRSDIMVVVGGVIPPGDFDELYEAGATAIFPPGTVIADAAIDLLHKLAERLGYTL; encoded by the coding sequence AGCGATCGGGCCGTGGCCCCATCGACCGAGAAGGCGGTCGACGAACATGTCGCCGCGGCCGCGGCCGCCCACTGGTATGCCCCGGAGCAACTCGTCTGGCACACACCGGAAGACATCGATGTCAAACCGGTGTACATCGCTGCCGACCGCGCCGCGGTCGAGTCCGACGGCTACCCGCTGAACACCTTCCCGGGCGAACCGCCGTTCGTTCGCGGGCCCTACCCGACGATGTATGTCAACCAACCCTGGACCATCCGCCAGTACGCCGGGTTCTCCACCGCCGCAGAGTCGAACGCGTTCTACCGCCGCAACCTGGCCGCCGGGCAGAAGGGTCTGTCGGTGGCGTTCGACCTGGCCACCCACCGCGGCTACGACTCCGACCACCCGCGCGTGCAGGGCGACGTCGGAATGGCCGGTGTGGCCATCGATTCCATCCTCGACATGCGCCAGTTATTCGACGGCATCGACCTGTCGACGGTGTCGGTGTCGATGACCATGAACGGGGCCGTGCTGCCGATCCTGGCGCTGTACGTGGTGGCCGCCGAGGAGCAGGGGGTGCCGCCGGAGAAACTGGCCGGCACCATCCAGAACGACATCCTCAAAGAGTTCATGGTGCGCAACACCTACATCTATCCGCCGAAGCCGTCGATGCGGATCATCTCCGACATCTTCGCCTACACCAGCGCGAAGATGCCGAAGTTCAACTCCATCTCGATCTCCGGCTATCACATCCAAGAGGCCGGTGCGACAGCAGACTTGGAACTGGCCTACACGCTCGCCGACGGTGTCGACTACATCAAGGCCGGCCTGGCCGCCGAGCTGGACATCGACAAGTTCGCACCCCGGCTGTCCTTTTTCTGGGGCATCGGGATGAACTTCTTCATGGAGGTGGCCAAGCTCCGGGCCGGCCGCCTGCTGTGGAGCGAACTGGTCGCGCAGTTCGAGCCCAAGAGCGCGAAATCGCTGTCGCTGCGCACCCATTCGCAGACTTCGGGCTGGTCGCTGACCGCACAGGACGCCTTCAACAACGTCGCGCGCACCTGCATCGAGGCGATGGCCGCCACCCAGGGCCACACCCAGTCGCTGCACACCAACGCGCTCGACGAGGCGCTGGCCCTGCCCACCGATTTCTCCGCCCGCATCGCCCGCAACACTCAACTGGTGCTGCAACAGGAGTCGGGGACCACCAGGCCGATCGACCCCTGGGCCGGCTCCTACTACGTGGAATGGCTGACCTATCAGCTGGCGCAGAAGGCACGTGCTCACATCGCGGAGGTCGCCGAGCACGGCGGCATGGCCCAGGCGATCAGCGAGGGCATCCCGAAGCTGCGCATCGAGGAAGCGGCCGCGCGCACCCAGGCCCGCATCGACTCCGGCGTCCAGCCGGTGATCGGGATCAACAAGTACCAGGTCGAGGAGGACCAGGAGGTCGAGGTCCTCAAGGTCGAGAACAGCCGGGTCCGGGCCGAGCAGTTGGCCAAACTCGAAGAGCTGCGTGCCAATCGGGATCAGGCCGCGGTCGAGGCCGCGCTGGCCGAGCTGTCGCGTGCCGCCGAGGCGCAGGGCAGGGCGGGGGAGGACGGTCTGGGCAACAATCTGCTGGCACTGGCCGTCAACGCAGCTCGGCACAAGGCCACCGTCGGCGAGATCTCCGATGCGCTCGAGAAGGTGTACGGCAGGCACCAGGCCGAGATCCGTACCATCGCCGGGGTCTACCGCGACGAAGCTGGGAAGGCCGAAAACATGGCGTCAGCAACCGAACTCGTCGAAAAGTTCGCCGAGGCCGACGGCCGGCGTCCGCGCATCCTGGTCGCCAAAATGGGCCAGGACGGTCACGACCGCGGACAGAAGGTGATCGCAACGGCGTTCGCCGACATCGGCTTCGACGTCGACGTGGGTTCGCTGTTTTCCACCCCGGACGAGGTGGCGCGGCAGGCCGCCGACAACGACGTGCACGTTGTCGGGGTGTCCTCGCTCGCGGCCGGCCACCTCACCCTGGTGCCCGCCCTGCGCGACGCGCTGGCCGAGGTGGGCCGCTCCGACATCATGGTCGTGGTCGGCGGGGTGATCCCGCCTGGCGACTTCGATGAGCTGTACGAGGCCGGTGCTACCGCGATCTTCCCGCCCGGCACCGTAATCGCCGACGCCGCAATCGATCTGCTGCACAAGCTGGCCGAGCGACTCGGATACACCCTCTAG